Proteins encoded in a region of the Streptomyces violaceoruber genome:
- a CDS encoding tRNA adenosine deaminase-associated protein, with amino-acid sequence MYFAALLARTEDGWEASDTELDDVETLSDLADLAREASPDEDTVLVLIEQEDAWFGVVRVDGEEDPRIYVSDAAAAARSSYGEILLTDELLGREPDDDGDDLDALDLDGTEDGESDDEEDEDGGGSDAAAGSGEAVPHGPVGDAEVLDDLGVSEKELRSMSGDAVGEIAEALGALDVLETVR; translated from the coding sequence GTGTACTTCGCCGCACTGCTCGCGCGCACCGAAGACGGGTGGGAAGCGAGCGACACGGAGCTCGACGATGTGGAAACCCTGTCGGATCTTGCCGACCTGGCCCGGGAGGCCTCTCCCGACGAGGACACGGTGCTCGTGCTGATCGAGCAGGAGGACGCGTGGTTCGGAGTCGTCCGGGTGGACGGCGAGGAGGACCCCCGTATCTATGTGTCGGACGCCGCCGCGGCCGCCCGCAGCAGCTACGGCGAGATCCTGCTCACCGACGAACTGCTCGGCCGGGAGCCGGATGACGACGGCGACGACCTCGACGCCCTCGACCTCGACGGCACGGAGGACGGCGAGTCCGACGACGAGGAGGACGAGGACGGCGGCGGCTCCGACGCGGCCGCCGGCTCGGGCGAGGCCGTGCCGCACGGACCGGTCGGCGACGCCGAGGTCCTCGACGACCTCGGCGTGAGCGAGAAGGAGCTGCGCTCGATGTCCGGGGACGCGGTCGGGGAGATCGCCGAGGCCCTGGGCGCGCTGGACGTACTGGAGACCGTCCGCTGA
- the tadA gene encoding tRNA adenosine(34) deaminase TadA has protein sequence MRLALAEAGRAAAGGDVPVGAVVLAPDGRTVLSAGHNEREATGDPTAHAEVLAIRRAAGELGEWRLSGCTLVVTLEPCTMCAGALVQSRVDRVVYGARDDKAGAAGSLWDVVRDRRLNHRPEVIEGVLADDCARLLTDFFRDR, from the coding sequence ATGCGGCTCGCCCTGGCCGAGGCCGGACGGGCCGCGGCGGGCGGGGACGTACCCGTCGGCGCCGTCGTACTGGCGCCGGACGGCCGTACCGTGCTCTCCGCCGGGCACAACGAACGCGAGGCCACCGGGGACCCGACGGCCCACGCCGAGGTCCTCGCGATCCGGCGGGCCGCGGGGGAGCTGGGAGAGTGGCGACTGTCGGGCTGCACGCTCGTCGTCACCCTGGAGCCCTGCACGATGTGCGCGGGCGCGCTCGTCCAGTCCCGGGTGGACCGCGTGGTCTACGGCGCCCGCGACGACAAGGCGGGGGCGGCCGGGTCGCTGTGGGACGTGGTGCGCGACCGGCGCCTCAACCACCGTCCCGAGGTGATCGAGGGCGTGCTCGCGGACGACTGCGCCCGGCTGCTCACGGACTTCTTCCGCGACCGCTGA
- a CDS encoding Dabb family protein: MIRHLVLFKLNDGVGRDEPRVLAGVEAFRALGGQIEDLRFWECAWNISDRPIAYDFAINSAVDDADALKRYLEHPAHQAGVALWREFATWVIADYEF, from the coding sequence ATGATCCGCCATCTCGTGCTGTTCAAGCTGAACGACGGCGTCGGGCGCGACGAACCGCGCGTCCTGGCGGGCGTCGAGGCCTTCCGGGCGCTCGGCGGCCAGATCGAGGACCTCCGTTTCTGGGAGTGCGCCTGGAACATCAGCGACCGGCCCATCGCCTACGACTTCGCCATCAACTCGGCCGTGGACGACGCGGACGCGCTCAAGCGCTACCTCGAACATCCGGCGCACCAGGCGGGCGTCGCGCTGTGGCGCGAGTTCGCCACCTGGGTGATCGCCGACTACGAGTTCTAG
- a CDS encoding RNA polymerase sigma factor SigF yields MPASTAPQAPPAPPAQAQAQAPAQAQEAPAPQRSRGADTRALTQVLFGELKGLAPGTPEHDRVRAALIEANLPLVRYAAARFRSRNEPMEDVVQVGTIGLINAIDRFDPERGVQFPTFAMPTVVGEIKRYFRDNVRTVHVPRRLHELWVQVNSATEDLTTAFGRSPTTAEIAERLRITEEEVLSCIEAGRSYHATSLEAAQEGDGLPGLLDRLGYEDPALDGVEHRDLVRHLLVQLPEREQRILLLRYYSNLTQSQISAELGVSQMHVSRLLARSFQRLRSANRIDA; encoded by the coding sequence GTGCCGGCCAGTACTGCGCCTCAAGCACCGCCCGCGCCGCCCGCCCAGGCCCAGGCCCAGGCCCCCGCCCAGGCCCAGGAGGCTCCCGCGCCGCAGCGCAGCCGGGGCGCCGACACCCGGGCCCTGACCCAGGTGCTCTTCGGCGAGCTGAAGGGCCTCGCCCCGGGCACGCCGGAGCACGACCGGGTGCGCGCGGCCCTCATCGAGGCCAACCTCCCGCTGGTGCGCTACGCCGCCGCCCGCTTCCGCTCGCGCAACGAGCCGATGGAGGACGTCGTCCAGGTCGGCACCATCGGGCTCATCAACGCCATCGACCGCTTCGACCCGGAGCGGGGCGTGCAGTTCCCGACGTTCGCGATGCCCACGGTGGTCGGGGAGATCAAGCGGTACTTCCGCGACAACGTGCGCACCGTGCACGTGCCGCGCCGGCTGCACGAGCTGTGGGTGCAGGTCAACAGCGCCACCGAGGACCTGACGACCGCCTTCGGGCGCTCCCCGACCACCGCCGAGATCGCCGAGCGGCTGCGCATCACCGAGGAGGAGGTGCTGTCCTGCATCGAGGCGGGGCGGTCGTACCACGCCACCTCGCTGGAGGCCGCGCAGGAGGGCGACGGACTGCCCGGACTGCTCGACCGGCTCGGCTACGAGGACCCGGCGCTGGACGGGGTCGAGCACCGGGACCTGGTGCGCCACCTGCTCGTCCAGCTCCCCGAGCGGGAGCAGCGGATCCTGCTGCTGCGCTACTACAGCAACCTCACGCAGTCTCAGATCAGCGCCGAACTCGGCGTCTCCCAGATGCACGTCTCGCGGCTACTGGCACGTAGTTTCCAGCGGTTGAGGTCCGCGAACCGGATCGACGCGTAA
- a CDS encoding RNA polymerase sigma factor SigF: protein MSAEQGSSKVLALAESETAPDSIEALASVEPVGPIDSVGSVDGTQAGDAVPDLDAVPAQALPATEAIDTRTLSRSLFLRLAALGEDSPERAYVRDTLIELNLPLVRYAAARFRSRNEPMEDIVQVGTIGLIKAIDRFDCERGVEFPTFAMPTVVGEIKRFFRDTSWSVRVPRRLQELRLALTKASDELSQKLDRSPTVGELAAVLGVSEEDVVDGLAVGNAYTASSLDSPAPEDDGGEGSLADRLGYEDTALEGVEYRESLKPLLAKLPPRERRIIMLRFFANMTQSQIGEEVGISQMHVSRLLTRTLSQLREGLISD from the coding sequence ATGTCCGCAGAACAGGGCAGCTCGAAGGTGCTCGCGCTCGCGGAGAGCGAGACCGCGCCCGACTCGATCGAGGCCCTCGCCTCCGTCGAGCCCGTCGGCCCCATCGACTCCGTCGGCTCCGTCGACGGCACTCAGGCCGGCGACGCCGTGCCGGACCTCGACGCCGTGCCGGCCCAGGCCCTCCCGGCCACCGAGGCCATCGACACCCGCACCCTGTCCCGCTCCCTGTTCCTGCGGCTCGCCGCCCTCGGCGAGGACAGCCCCGAGCGTGCCTACGTCCGGGACACCCTGATCGAGCTGAACCTCCCGCTGGTGCGCTACGCCGCCGCGCGCTTCCGGTCCCGCAACGAGCCGATGGAGGACATCGTCCAGGTCGGCACCATCGGCCTGATCAAGGCGATCGACCGCTTCGACTGCGAACGGGGGGTCGAGTTCCCGACGTTCGCCATGCCGACCGTCGTCGGCGAGATCAAGCGGTTCTTCCGCGACACCTCGTGGTCGGTGCGCGTCCCGCGCCGCCTCCAGGAGCTGCGACTGGCCCTGACGAAGGCCAGCGACGAGCTGTCCCAGAAGCTGGACCGCTCGCCGACCGTGGGTGAGCTGGCCGCCGTCCTCGGCGTGTCCGAGGAGGACGTCGTCGACGGCCTGGCCGTGGGCAACGCCTACACCGCCTCCTCGCTGGACTCGCCCGCCCCGGAGGACGACGGCGGCGAGGGCTCGCTGGCCGACCGCCTGGGCTACGAGGACACGGCGCTGGAGGGCGTGGAGTACCGCGAGTCCCTGAAGCCGCTGCTGGCCAAGCTGCCGCCCCGGGAGCGGCGGATCATCATGCTGCGCTTCTTCGCCAACATGACGCAGTCGCAGATCGGCGAGGAGGTCGGCATCTCGCAGATGCACGTCTCCCGGCTGCTCACCCGGACCCTGTCGCAGCTGCGCGAGGGTCTCATCTCCGACTGA
- a CDS encoding MarR family winged helix-turn-helix transcriptional regulator: MAEKAQYEELIRQFSAFGAVKREMGRLLPSDCPGGSVAVLTLLGRHGDMRMSKLAELLAVDMSVTSRHVAHGAERGWIERFPDPADKRSRILRLTSAGQDQLDEIAERTTQLLSHRLSDWSDDEVGQLSRLMARLRASFDDCRAPAARPPALSGDEQSTRTPAITT; this comes from the coding sequence ATGGCCGAGAAGGCGCAGTACGAGGAGCTGATCCGCCAGTTCAGCGCCTTCGGCGCCGTGAAGCGGGAGATGGGGCGGCTGTTGCCGTCCGACTGTCCCGGCGGGTCCGTCGCCGTACTGACACTGCTCGGCCGCCACGGGGACATGCGCATGAGCAAGCTCGCGGAGCTGCTCGCGGTGGACATGTCGGTGACCAGCCGCCACGTCGCCCACGGCGCAGAGCGGGGCTGGATCGAACGTTTTCCCGACCCGGCGGACAAGCGCTCGCGCATCCTGCGCCTGACGTCCGCGGGACAGGACCAGCTCGACGAGATCGCCGAGCGGACCACCCAGCTGCTCTCCCACCGCCTGAGCGACTGGTCCGACGACGAGGTCGGCCAGCTCTCCCGGCTCATGGCCCGACTCAGGGCCAGCTTCGACGACTGCCGGGCCCCCGCGGCCCGGCCTCCCGCACTGTCCGGGGACGAACAGTCCACCCGTACACCCGCGATCACCACGTAA
- a CDS encoding MFS transporter: MATTTPAGVRAHAKHGGGSTGDAPMTHRQIMEALSGLLLGMFCAILSSTIVTNALPEIIGDLGGGQSAYTWVVTASLLTMTASTPLWGKLADLFSKKALVQIALIVYVIGSVVAGLAQNPGMLITARGIQGLGAGGLSALAQIIMAAMISPRERGRYSGYLGATFAVATVGGPLLGGVITDTSWLGWRWCLYVGVPFAIIALIVLQKTLHLPVLKRKVKVDWAGAFFVTAAVCLLLVWVTFADDKYSWMSWQTGAMVGGAIVLTLIFLLVESKASEPIIPLRLFRNRTITLASLASLFVGIAMFAGTVYFSQYFQLARDKSPTMSGVMTIPMIGGLFISSTVSGQVITKTGKWKGWLLAGGVLLTAGLGLLGTMRYDTPYWHIAIFMALMGLGVGMMMQNLVLCTQNQVDPSDLGAASSTVTFFRSLGGAVGVSVLGSIMSTRISHYASDTIGQLSPQEQAGAAKASGSGAIPDMDLLPPGIREWLESAYGHGIADIFLIVAPIALLAFLVTLFIKEVPLRTKGALAQASEASAEAAPPVAGTPAEAVRVADEPVPAGAMAAVSAASSGDPATSAVSDAAVSPAATQRLAAVATTTGSGEPQAPVSGGIAVRGFVRGAESAPVPQAAVTLISLAGRQLGRSVAQADGSYAVDAPSAGSYVLIASADGFQPQASTIVVNDEPVAYDILLSGTSGLTGLVRAMEGGLPVKDAMVIVTDVRGDLLASATTGEAGEFAFTELVPGTVTVAVNAAGYRPRALPLEVGGTGVTRVEVDLQAGAQVQGVVRAPHGPLADARVTLVDAAGNVVGTATTGADGAYAFTDLDAGEYTVIATGYPPVATALTVAGPGADGHDIELAHPGE; encoded by the coding sequence ATGGCAACGACCACACCAGCCGGTGTGCGGGCTCATGCCAAGCACGGGGGAGGCTCCACCGGAGACGCTCCGATGACGCACCGGCAGATCATGGAGGCACTGTCCGGGCTGCTGCTCGGCATGTTCTGCGCGATCCTGTCCTCGACCATCGTCACCAACGCCCTGCCCGAGATCATCGGGGACCTCGGCGGCGGCCAGAGCGCCTACACCTGGGTCGTCACGGCCTCGCTGCTGACGATGACCGCCTCCACCCCCCTGTGGGGCAAGCTCGCGGACCTGTTCAGCAAGAAGGCCCTGGTCCAGATAGCCCTGATCGTCTACGTCATCGGCTCCGTAGTGGCCGGTCTGGCGCAGAACCCCGGGATGCTGATCACCGCGCGAGGCATTCAGGGCCTGGGCGCCGGCGGTCTGTCCGCCCTGGCGCAGATCATCATGGCCGCGATGATCTCCCCGCGTGAGCGCGGGCGCTACTCCGGCTACCTCGGCGCCACCTTCGCGGTCGCCACCGTCGGCGGTCCGCTGCTCGGCGGCGTCATCACCGACACCAGCTGGCTCGGCTGGCGCTGGTGCCTCTACGTCGGCGTGCCCTTCGCGATCATCGCGCTGATCGTGCTGCAGAAGACGCTGCACCTGCCGGTGCTCAAGCGGAAGGTCAAGGTCGACTGGGCCGGCGCCTTCTTCGTCACCGCGGCCGTCTGCCTGCTGCTCGTCTGGGTCACCTTCGCCGACGACAAGTACTCCTGGATGTCGTGGCAGACCGGTGCCATGGTCGGCGGCGCAATCGTGCTGACGCTGATCTTCCTCCTCGTCGAGTCGAAGGCCAGCGAGCCGATCATCCCGCTGCGCCTGTTCAGGAACCGCACCATCACCCTGGCCTCGCTGGCCTCGCTGTTCGTCGGTATCGCGATGTTCGCGGGCACCGTCTACTTCAGCCAGTACTTCCAGCTGGCCCGGGACAAGTCCCCGACCATGTCGGGTGTCATGACGATCCCGATGATCGGCGGTCTGTTCATCTCGTCCACGGTCTCCGGTCAGGTCATCACCAAGACCGGCAAGTGGAAGGGCTGGCTGCTGGCCGGCGGTGTGCTGCTGACCGCGGGCCTGGGGCTGCTCGGCACCATGCGTTACGACACCCCGTACTGGCACATCGCGATCTTCATGGCGCTGATGGGTCTCGGCGTCGGCATGATGATGCAGAACCTGGTGCTCTGCACGCAGAACCAGGTGGACCCGAGCGACCTGGGCGCCGCGTCCTCCACGGTCACCTTCTTCCGGTCCCTCGGCGGTGCGGTGGGCGTCTCGGTGCTCGGCTCCATAATGTCGACCCGGATCAGCCACTACGCCTCCGACACCATCGGGCAGCTCAGCCCGCAGGAGCAGGCGGGGGCCGCCAAGGCCTCCGGCAGCGGCGCCATCCCCGACATGGACCTGCTGCCCCCCGGCATCCGTGAATGGCTGGAGAGCGCCTACGGGCACGGCATCGCGGACATCTTCCTGATCGTCGCCCCGATCGCCCTGCTCGCCTTCCTGGTGACGCTGTTCATCAAGGAGGTCCCGCTGCGCACCAAGGGCGCCCTCGCCCAGGCGTCGGAAGCCTCGGCCGAGGCCGCCCCGCCGGTGGCGGGCACCCCCGCGGAGGCCGTCCGTGTCGCCGACGAGCCGGTTCCGGCCGGGGCGATGGCGGCCGTGTCGGCCGCGTCTTCCGGTGACCCGGCCACCTCGGCCGTCTCGGACGCCGCGGTCTCCCCGGCCGCCACGCAGCGGCTGGCCGCCGTCGCCACGACGACCGGATCCGGTGAACCGCAGGCGCCCGTCTCCGGCGGCATCGCGGTGCGCGGCTTCGTCCGCGGCGCCGAGTCCGCCCCGGTCCCGCAGGCCGCGGTCACGCTGATCTCGCTGGCCGGCCGCCAGCTCGGCCGGTCCGTCGCGCAGGCCGACGGCTCCTACGCCGTCGACGCGCCGAGCGCCGGGTCGTACGTGCTGATCGCCTCCGCCGACGGCTTCCAGCCGCAGGCCTCCACCATCGTCGTCAACGACGAGCCGGTCGCCTACGACATCCTGCTCAGCGGCACCAGCGGGCTCACCGGCCTGGTCCGGGCCATGGAGGGCGGGCTGCCGGTCAAGGACGCCATGGTGATCGTCACCGACGTGCGCGGCGACCTGCTGGCCAGCGCCACCACCGGTGAGGCGGGCGAGTTCGCCTTCACCGAGCTGGTGCCGGGCACGGTGACCGTCGCGGTCAACGCCGCCGGCTACCGGCCCCGTGCCCTGCCCCTGGAGGTCGGCGGCACCGGTGTCACCCGCGTCGAGGTCGACCTCCAGGCCGGGGCCCAGGTCCAGGGCGTCGTGCGGGCCCCGCACGGTCCGCTGGCCGACGCCCGGGTCACCCTGGTGGACGCGGCGGGCAACGTGGTCGGCACGGCCACCACCGGGGCGGACGGGGCGTACGCCTTCACCGACCTGGACGCCGGTGAGTACACCGTCATCGCGACCGGCTACCCGCCCGTGGCGACGGCCCTGACGGTCGCCGGCCCGGGTGCCGACGGCCACGACATCGAGCTCGCCCACCCCGGCGAGTAG
- a CDS encoding YceI family protein: MGLTARIRTRDGWAVSHAVVTVTDMTGTQVLRAEADTEGAVRDTTALTPGAYTVIVTAVGYAPAASSAIVTASGRAEVGTVTLARQGGTELPPPGPWTVDPAHSSVAAVAQHLGISSVRGRFTDFAATVEIAPDDVGKSRVEAVIKAASIDTGNGMRDTHLRSADFLDVERYPEITYRSTGVSEAGPDRWTVHGELGLHGVVREVDLDLAYLGTGADPWGGTRAAFRATTELHREDFAMNYNQVVQAGIAAIGTTLRVELDVQAVQGESLPAV, encoded by the coding sequence ATGGGACTGACCGCGAGGATCCGAACGCGGGACGGATGGGCCGTGTCGCACGCGGTCGTCACGGTGACCGACATGACCGGTACGCAGGTGCTGCGCGCCGAGGCGGACACCGAGGGCGCCGTGCGGGACACCACCGCGCTGACGCCGGGGGCGTACACCGTGATCGTCACCGCGGTCGGCTACGCGCCGGCCGCCTCCAGCGCGATCGTCACCGCGAGCGGCCGCGCCGAGGTCGGCACGGTGACGCTGGCCCGCCAGGGCGGCACCGAACTGCCGCCGCCGGGGCCGTGGACGGTCGACCCGGCGCACTCCAGCGTGGCCGCCGTCGCACAGCATCTGGGCATCTCCAGCGTGCGCGGCCGCTTCACCGACTTCGCCGCCACCGTCGAGATCGCCCCGGACGACGTCGGCAAGTCCCGGGTGGAGGCGGTGATCAAGGCGGCCTCCATCGACACCGGCAACGGCATGCGCGACACTCACCTGCGCTCGGCCGACTTCCTGGACGTCGAGCGCTACCCGGAGATCACCTACCGCTCCACCGGGGTGAGCGAGGCCGGCCCGGACCGCTGGACCGTCCACGGTGAGCTGGGACTGCACGGGGTCGTCCGCGAGGTCGACCTGGACCTGGCCTACCTCGGGACCGGGGCCGACCCCTGGGGCGGCACCCGGGCGGCCTTCCGCGCGACGACGGAGCTGCACCGCGAGGACTTCGCCATGAACTACAACCAGGTCGTCCAGGCAGGCATCGCCGCCATCGGCACGACGCTCCGGGTCGAGCTGGACGTCCAGGCGGTCCAGGGGGAGTCACTGCCCGCGGTGTGA
- a CDS encoding GAF and ANTAR domain-containing protein, with the protein MTSRTRDTDTDRATDTDTDRATATLDHAMARSQGLDTLLRDLTDRAVVQVPGAVACSVTVRRADRLMTLAGSTGLPSGLDLRQYENDSGPCVDAAESGDAQYCADLAEETRWPAYTEYALATGVRCVLALPLPIEGETGAALNLYGLVPGSLVQGLDAARAFAERAADAVNEALRIERRQASAADVRTALLSRSVIDQAVGMLMARERIDAHRALERLRRASQDRNVKLRDLCAQVVARASGGASHRGQ; encoded by the coding sequence ATGACCTCGCGGACCAGGGACACGGACACGGACCGGGCGACGGACACGGACACGGACCGGGCGACGGCCACGCTCGACCACGCCATGGCACGCAGCCAGGGGCTCGACACCCTGCTGCGTGATCTGACCGACCGGGCGGTCGTGCAGGTGCCCGGCGCCGTGGCCTGCTCGGTCACGGTGCGCCGCGCCGACCGGCTGATGACGCTGGCGGGCAGCACCGGCCTGCCCAGCGGCCTGGACCTGCGTCAGTACGAGAACGACTCGGGCCCCTGCGTGGACGCCGCCGAGTCGGGGGACGCGCAGTACTGCGCCGACCTGGCCGAGGAGACCCGCTGGCCCGCGTACACGGAGTACGCGCTGGCCACCGGCGTGCGCTGTGTGCTGGCGCTGCCGCTGCCCATCGAGGGCGAGACGGGTGCGGCGCTCAACCTCTACGGCCTCGTGCCCGGTTCCCTGGTCCAGGGGCTGGACGCGGCCCGCGCCTTCGCGGAGCGGGCCGCGGACGCGGTGAACGAGGCCCTGCGCATCGAACGGCGGCAGGCCTCGGCGGCCGACGTGCGCACCGCCCTGCTCTCCCGCAGCGTCATAGACCAGGCGGTCGGCATGCTCATGGCCCGGGAGCGCATCGACGCCCACCGGGCCCTGGAGCGGCTGCGCCGTGCCTCGCAGGACCGGAATGTCAAACTCCGGGACCTGTGCGCCCAGGTGGTGGCCCGGGCGTCCGGCGGGGCCTCACACCGCGGGCAGTGA
- a CDS encoding ANTAR domain-containing protein, whose translation MPKRFVVAASEFPDLPRFPVGFELAEALTAAAGDLHATGSPGDTMNTAVALAVRLLPEAEHAGISEIQRGGRLRSLAWTDETVRFAAEPRQGGHTPHPDWERLWTTPVVRTDDSEADGGGSVLSGLGLRSTLSLRLRADRRRLTVLTAYARKPQAFDEDATRIGRLFTAHVSLALDSATVREQLTEAMRTRDLIGQATGILMERLDIDAGGAFESLVKASQRENVKLRDLARRIVDANSGTGGRGVTER comes from the coding sequence TTGCCGAAGAGGTTCGTGGTGGCTGCGTCCGAATTTCCTGATTTGCCGCGTTTTCCAGTGGGTTTCGAGCTGGCCGAGGCCCTGACCGCCGCGGCCGGTGACCTGCACGCGACGGGCTCCCCCGGCGACACCATGAACACCGCCGTGGCGCTGGCGGTACGCCTGCTGCCCGAGGCCGAGCACGCGGGCATCTCGGAGATCCAGCGGGGCGGCCGGCTGCGCTCCCTCGCCTGGACGGACGAGACCGTGCGGTTCGCCGCCGAGCCCCGGCAGGGCGGCCACACCCCGCACCCGGACTGGGAGCGTTTGTGGACCACGCCCGTGGTGCGGACCGACGACAGCGAGGCCGACGGCGGCGGCAGCGTCCTGTCCGGGCTCGGCCTGCGCTCCACGCTGTCCCTGCGGCTGCGCGCCGACCGGCGCCGGCTCACCGTGCTGACCGCGTACGCCCGCAAGCCGCAGGCCTTCGACGAGGACGCCACCCGCATCGGGCGGCTGTTCACCGCGCACGTCTCCCTCGCCCTGGACTCGGCGACCGTGCGCGAGCAGCTCACCGAGGCGATGCGCACCCGGGACCTGATCGGCCAGGCCACCGGCATCCTGATGGAGCGTCTGGACATCGACGCGGGCGGCGCCTTCGAGTCCCTGGTGAAGGCCTCCCAGCGCGAGAACGTGAAGCTGCGCGACCTGGCCCGCCGCATCGTCGACGCCAACTCCGGCACGGGCGGCAGAGGCGTGACCGAGCGGTGA
- a CDS encoding STAS domain-containing protein — translation MTFRPQPWEPCEPCDPPGCAVLAMPSEIDFCNASGLLPLITTAVQQRSDGLRLLVLDLSGTRFMDSQGVRLIAAVRCRLPGGTLLRVVAAPKSVPSRVLELSGLRRDVPVHDNVAEALRAESGTAA, via the coding sequence GTGACCTTCCGCCCCCAGCCCTGGGAGCCGTGCGAGCCGTGCGATCCGCCCGGCTGTGCCGTGCTCGCGATGCCCAGCGAGATCGACTTCTGCAACGCCTCGGGACTGCTGCCCCTGATCACGACCGCCGTGCAGCAGCGGTCCGACGGACTGCGCCTGCTCGTCCTGGACCTGTCCGGGACCCGTTTCATGGACTCCCAGGGCGTCCGCCTGATCGCCGCCGTGCGCTGCCGTCTGCCCGGCGGCACCCTGCTGCGCGTGGTGGCCGCCCCGAAGAGCGTGCCGAGCCGCGTGCTGGAGCTCTCCGGCCTGCGCCGTGACGTGCCGGTGCACGACAACGTCGCGGAGGCCCTGCGCGCGGAGAGCGGGACGGCGGCCTAG
- a CDS encoding PPOX class F420-dependent oxidoreductase: MAPSIATNTRVSLDELLDFVRPRHRAILLTRRADGSPQGSPLTCGVDDAGRIVVSTYPERAKTRNARRDPRVSLIVLSDEWNGPWVQIDGTAEVIDAPDSVEPLVEYFRNISGEHPDWDEYRRAMVKQGKSIVRVTPEKWGPVATGGFPARLAADD, from the coding sequence ATGGCACCGAGCATCGCGACGAACACCCGTGTCTCCCTGGACGAGTTGCTGGACTTCGTACGCCCCCGGCACCGGGCGATCCTGCTGACCCGGCGGGCCGACGGCAGCCCCCAGGGCTCGCCGCTGACCTGCGGGGTCGACGACGCCGGCCGGATCGTCGTCTCGACCTACCCCGAGCGGGCCAAGACCCGCAACGCGCGCCGCGACCCGCGGGTCAGCCTCATCGTGCTCAGCGACGAGTGGAACGGCCCGTGGGTCCAGATCGACGGCACCGCGGAGGTCATCGACGCGCCGGACTCCGTGGAGCCGCTCGTGGAGTACTTCCGCAACATCTCCGGCGAGCACCCCGACTGGGACGAGTACCGGCGGGCCATGGTCAAGCAGGGCAAGTCCATCGTCCGGGTGACACCGGAGAAGTGGGGACCGGTGGCGACGGGCGGTTTCCCGGCGCGGCTGGCGGCGGACGACTAG
- a CDS encoding TetR/AcrR family transcriptional regulator, with protein MAKAGREGPRDSVWLSGEGRRGGRRGGQPSGLDRDRITGVTVRLLDTEGLTGFSMRRLAAELNVTAMSVYWYVDTKDQLLELALDAVFGELRHPDPDAGLDWREELRALARENRALLVRHPWSSRLVGTYLNIGPHSLAFSRAVQNVVRRSGLPAHRLTGAISAVFQFVYGYGTIEGRFLARVADTGLSPEEYFQDSMTAVTEVPDTAGVIEDAQDIMAARGGDTVAEMLDRDFEFALDLLVAGIDAMVEQA; from the coding sequence ATGGCGAAGGCAGGGCGGGAGGGGCCGCGGGACAGCGTGTGGCTGTCGGGGGAGGGGCGGCGCGGCGGTCGCCGTGGGGGGCAGCCGTCCGGGCTCGACCGGGACCGGATCACCGGGGTCACCGTCCGGCTGCTGGACACGGAGGGCCTGACGGGGTTCTCGATGCGCCGCCTGGCCGCCGAGCTGAACGTCACCGCGATGTCCGTGTACTGGTACGTCGACACCAAGGACCAGTTGCTCGAGCTCGCCCTGGACGCCGTCTTCGGCGAGCTGCGCCACCCGGACCCGGACGCCGGGCTCGACTGGCGCGAGGAACTGCGGGCCCTGGCCCGGGAGAACCGGGCGCTGCTGGTGCGCCACCCCTGGTCGTCCCGGCTGGTCGGCACCTACCTCAACATCGGCCCGCACTCGCTGGCCTTCTCCCGCGCGGTGCAGAACGTCGTGCGCCGCAGCGGGCTGCCCGCGCACCGCCTGACCGGCGCCATCTCGGCCGTCTTCCAGTTCGTCTACGGCTACGGCACCATCGAGGGCCGCTTCCTCGCCCGGGTGGCGGACACCGGGCTGAGTCCGGAGGAGTACTTCCAGGACTCGATGACCGCGGTGACCGAGGTGCCGGACACCGCGGGCGTCATCGAGGACGCGCAGGACATCATGGCGGCCCGGGGCGGCGACACCGTGGCGGAGATGCTGGACCGGGACTTCGAGTTCGCCCTCGACCTGCTCGTCGCGGGCATCGACGCGATGGTCGAACAGGCCTGA